GAAGGATTGACATGAAGGCACTCAACTCTATCCTGCTGTCAGGGAAAGAGGTTCTTCCTCTCGTTGAGGGGGGGAAAGGAATTTCCGTTTCTAATGGGGAAAGCTCTGGTGCTTGGGCCCGAGCCGGTGGCGTTGGGACTTTTTCTGCCGTGAATGCGGATGCTCTTGATGAAAATGGCAATCTTATTCCCATTGTCTACCATGGGAAAACCCGTCGAGAACGTCACGATGAATTGATTGCCTATGCTATTCAAGGGGGAATCACTCAAGCCAAAATAGCCCATGACATGGCGGGTGGTAAAGGGCGCCTTCATATGAATGTGTTGTGGGAAATGGGGTCTGTTGAGCCCATTCTTCATGGTATTTTAGGTAATGCAAAAAACTTGGTTCACGGAGTTACTTGTGGGGCAGGAATGCCCTATAAAATTGCTGAAATTGCCGCTGAATATAATGTTCACTATTATCCTATAGTTTCTTCTGCTAGAGCCTTTTGGGTTTTATGGAAACGAGCGTTTCATAGGTTTCCTGATTTATTAGGAGCTATTGTTTATGAAGATCCTTGGAGGGCAGGGGGACACAACGGTCTTAGCCGGGCTGAAGATCCTAACAATCCAGAAGATCCCTATTTCCGCGTATTAGAACTTCGCAAAGTTCTTAGAGAGTTTGGATTGGGACATATTCCTATTATCATGGCGGGCGGCGTTTGGTTTTTAAGAGAATGGGAAGCGTGGATCGATAACCCAGAGCTAGGGCCTATTGCCTTTCAGTTTGGAACGCGCCCACTATTGACTCAGGAAAGTCCTATTTCTGCTGAATGGAAACATAAACTTCTTCACCTGAAAAAAGGCGATATTTTCTTGAATAAATTCAGTCCTACAGGATTTTATTCATCGGCTGTGCGCAACACCTTTTTAAATGATCTTATGGCCCGTTCAGAAAGACAAGTTGCTTACACAACTCAACCTATTGGCGAACATAATATGTCCTTCCCCGTTGGGCCGCGTGCGCGCGAAGTATTTCTGACCTTAGAAGATTTAGAACACGCCAAAAAATGGGTGGCTAAGGGATACACCGAAGCCTTGCGAACCCCTGATACAACCTTGATTTTTGTGACACCTGAAAGTGCACAGACTATTCATGAAGATCAAGTCAATTGTATGGGGTGCTTAAGCGCTTGTATGTTTAGTAATTGGGCTCAAGGACCTGAAGGCTCAACAGGAAAGAAAGCGGACCCCCGATCTTTCTGTAT
This window of the Alphaproteobacteria bacterium genome carries:
- a CDS encoding nitronate monooxygenase; translation: MKALNSILLSGKEVLPLVEGGKGISVSNGESSGAWARAGGVGTFSAVNADALDENGNLIPIVYHGKTRRERHDELIAYAIQGGITQAKIAHDMAGGKGRLHMNVLWEMGSVEPILHGILGNAKNLVHGVTCGAGMPYKIAEIAAEYNVHYYPIVSSARAFWVLWKRAFHRFPDLLGAIVYEDPWRAGGHNGLSRAEDPNNPEDPYFRVLELRKVLREFGLGHIPIIMAGGVWFLREWEAWIDNPELGPIAFQFGTRPLLTQESPISAEWKHKLLHLKKGDIFLNKFSPTGFYSSAVRNTFLNDLMARSERQVAYTTQPIGEHNMSFPVGPRAREVFLTLEDLEHAKKWVAKGYTEALRTPDTTLIFVTPESAQTIHEDQVNCMGCLSACMFSNWAQGPEGSTGKKADPRSFCIQKTLQSISHGGSVDQQLMFAGHNAYRFASDPFYKDGFVPTVQQLIERLQTGD